From Neodiprion pinetum isolate iyNeoPine1 chromosome 7, iyNeoPine1.2, whole genome shotgun sequence, a single genomic window includes:
- the LOC124222618 gene encoding serine-rich adhesin for platelets-like isoform X3: MAMSSLTGLQSGLVDQPELIFELEWKRPPKYSARRQDPKARIGICDPPDPSLDLWLFKSYLCQNIGLSGDIAISYVDSDGDELPIDSECEFREALKFARSQSKKYKNVVLIIDKIGKQELSSNKVDPKQALLFNACDGLFVIPKKPSLTTKNEMAPIHMTGIIRSDEKVEENPKTNSSFASSSPENAPPAWFRSYMDSMKREIVEEVSTKVMSEVMGVLNAGSSETCSSCSHSMHRNRHSQESNTEEKLRRKKKKRAIGEVESSDTFNPPQQPDVQVLRRLKKIESLAHNFHKALENKRKKCEKIKYAYPNIVLLDNNLDKRPKSAFVPVISAAPKDELPTKCETDSNSASCSEGRARMNCSVTGQEMLEKPTSKGNTYESESDSDNISMLYDSDNSVNLSDAEHDYNFEMVQTPPCFILDKPLNTCDSQDSKPPETFDNSAPLTADRHNFNVVCEAESDRNNNQDSPSYEVLSDPASSDSSLRLNEDHFHVSRNISEQTSNADLIDLNHENQDEKKSNVLVIDMAGKVFEESIDDASNEVIEIYLNKRPGGSYAFVNETLPSHVTKDTSQMSKSDTNLGESNYESCNLNLNMKSSHPSYESKKDKSAPTVTESQTTFQSQTEFKSGMTNDTTHSFSSHSSHTTGSGVYTFTQVQTQTSHTDPKYTVIDNNASKGLEETKYTSCENDLGVRDCQSKLGEDKQTNDTGGKYRREFTSEGSACVFTEQPQKSSVENETRESSPDIGRASNDAVHILPETLVSGAVTVASSAYSTARRVFDRIRSMQTKEKTIKYHLTGRCS, encoded by the exons ATGGCGATGTCTTCGTTAACGGGACTGCAGTCAGGGTTAGTAGACCAGCCTGAACTGATTTTCGAGCTTGAGTGGAAACGGCCGCCGAAATATTCCGCAAGGCGACAAGACCCCAAGGCCAGGATCGGCATCTGCGACCCTCCTGACCCCAGCCTCGACCTCTGGCTCTTCAAATCATACCtg TGCCAAAACATAGGCTTGTCAGGGGACATAGCTATCAGCTACGTGGATAGCGACGGTGACGAACTACCAATCGATTCGGAGTGTGAATTTCGTGAAGCACTTaag TTTGCTAGATCGCAAAGCAAGAAGTACAAGAATGTTGTGTTGATCATTGACAAAATAGGGAAGCAAGAACTATCGTCTAACAAAGTTGATCCGAAACAGGCCCTCCTGTTTAATGCTTGCGACGGATTGTTTGTTATTCCAAAAAAACCCTCTTTAACTACGAAGAACGAAATGGCTCCAATCCACATGACTGGGATCATTAGGAGTGAtgaaaaagtagaagaaaacCCTAAGACTAACTCTTCTTTTGCATCCTCGTCACCTGAAAACGCTCCACCAGCTTGGTTCAGAAGTTACATGGATTCG ATGAAGCGTGAGATCGTCGAAGAGGTCTCTACGAAAGTAATGTCGGAGGTAATGGGAGTATTGAATGCAGGTTCTTCAGAGACATGTTCCTCGTGCAGCCATTCTATGCATCGCAATCGCCATTCTCAAGAGTCAAATACGGAAGAGAAACTACgtcgtaaaaagaaaaagcgaGCCATCGGCGAAGTAGAATCGAGCGATACGTTTAACCCTCCTCAACAGCCGGATGTTCAAGTGCTTCGAAGGCTAAAGAAGATCGAAAGTTTGGCACACAACTTTCATAAGGCGCTTGAGAATAagcgaaaaaaatgtgaaaagatAAAATATGCTTATCCCAATATCGTTCTGCTGGATAATAACCTCGATAAGCGTCCCAAAAGCGCTTTTGTACCTGTCATCTCAGCAGCGCCAAAAGATGAACTGCCCACGAAATGCGAGACAGATTCGAACAGTGCTTCCTGCAGCGAGGGAAGGGCTCGAATGAATTGCTCCGTAACTGGACAAGAAATGCTCGAGAAGCCGACGAGCAAAGGAAACACGTACGAGAGTGAGTCCGACAGTGACAACATCAGCATGTTGTACGACAGCGACAACTCTGTTAATCTTTCGGACGCCGAGCACGACTATAACTTTGAGATGGTACAGACACCGCCCTGCTTCATACTAGACAAACCATTAAACACCTGCGACTCCCAGGATTCAAAACCTCCCGAAACATTTGACAACAGCGCTCCGCTAACAGCGGACAGGCATAACTTCAACGTCGTGTGTGAAGCAGAGAGCGATCGTAACAACAATCAAGATTCTCCGAGCTACGAGGTTCTCTCCGACCCAGCGTCTTCCGACTCCTCGCTCCGCCTAAACGAGGACCATTTCCATGTGAGCAGGAATATATCGGAACAAACGTCAAATGCAGACCTTATCGATCTGAACCACGAGAATCAAGATGAGAAAAAGAGCAATGTGCTTGTGATTGACATGGCAGGAAAGGTATTTGAAGAGAGTATTGATGATGCATCAAACGAAGTAatcgaaatatatttaaacAAACGCCCCGGAGGCAGTTACGCCTTCGTCAATGAAACTTTACCGAGCCACGTGACCAAAGACACTTCACAAATGTCCAAGTCGGACACGAATTTGGGTGAGTCGAACTACGAGAGTTGTAACTTGAATTTGAACATGAAAAGTTCTCATCCAAGTTACGAATCGAAGAAAGACAAATCAGCCCCTACTGTCACTGAATCGCAGACCACTTTTCAATCACAAACAGAGTTCAAGTCAGGAATGACAAACGACACTACGCACAGCTTCAGTTCCCACAGTTCTCACACTACAGGTAGCGGCGTTTACACCTTCACGCAAGTTCAGACGCAAACAAGTCACACAGATCCAAAATACACGGTCATTGATAACAATGCTTCGAAAGGTCTCGAAGAGACCAAGTATACATCCTGCGAAAACGACCTTGGCGTAAGGGACTGCCAATCGAAACTAGGCGAagataaacaaacgaacgatACGGGCGGAAAATATCGAAGGGAATTCACCAGCGAAGGTTCAGCCTGCGTTTTCACCGAACAACCGCAGAAGTCGAGCGTCGAAAACGAAACCCGTGAGTCGTCTCCAGATATTGGTCGTGCGTCTAACGACGCTGTACATATTTTGCCTGAGACGTTGGTATCTGGTGCAGTAACCGTCGCATCGAGCGCTTATTCAACCGCACGCCGAGTTTTTGATCGAATTCGCAGTATGCAGACG aaagaaaaaacaatcaaatatCATCTTACAGGGAGGTGCTCATGA
- the LOC124222618 gene encoding serine-rich adhesin for platelets-like isoform X5: MAMSSLTGLQSGLVDQPELIFELEWKRPPKYSARRQDPKARIGICDPPDPSLDLWLFKSYLCQNIGLSGDIAISYVDSDGDELPIDSECEFREALKFARSQSKKYKNVVLIIDKIGKQELSSNKVDPKQALLFNACDGLFVIPKKPSLTTKNEMAPIHMTGIIRSDEKVEENPKTNSSFASSSPENAPPAWFRSYMDSMKREIVEEVSTKVMSEVMGVLNAGSSETCSSCSHSMHRNRHSQESNTEEKLRRKKKKRAIGEVESSDTFNPPQQPDVQVLRRLKKIESLAHNFHKALENKRKKCEKIKYAYPNIVLLDNNLDKRPKSAFVPVISAAPKDELPTKCETDSNSASCSEGRARMNCSVTGQEMLEKPTSKGNTYESESDSDNISMLYDSDNSVNLSDAEHDYNFEMVQTPPCFILDKPLNTCDSQDSKPPETFDNSAPLTADRHNFNVVCEAESDRNNNQDSPSYEVLSDPASSDSSLRLNEDHFHVSRNISEQTSNADLIDLNHENQDEKKSNVLVIDMAGKVFEESIDDASNEVIEIYLNKRPGGSYAFVNETLPSHVTKDTSQMSKSDTNLGESNYESCNLNLNMKSSHPSYESKKDKSAPTVTESQTTFQSQTEFKSGMTNDTTHSFSSHSSHTTGSGVYTFTQVQTQTSHTDPKYTVIDNNASKGLEETKYTSCENDLGVRDCQSKLGEDKQTNDTGGKYRREFTSEGSACVFTEQPQKSSVENETQKTIKYHLTGRCS; encoded by the exons ATGGCGATGTCTTCGTTAACGGGACTGCAGTCAGGGTTAGTAGACCAGCCTGAACTGATTTTCGAGCTTGAGTGGAAACGGCCGCCGAAATATTCCGCAAGGCGACAAGACCCCAAGGCCAGGATCGGCATCTGCGACCCTCCTGACCCCAGCCTCGACCTCTGGCTCTTCAAATCATACCtg TGCCAAAACATAGGCTTGTCAGGGGACATAGCTATCAGCTACGTGGATAGCGACGGTGACGAACTACCAATCGATTCGGAGTGTGAATTTCGTGAAGCACTTaag TTTGCTAGATCGCAAAGCAAGAAGTACAAGAATGTTGTGTTGATCATTGACAAAATAGGGAAGCAAGAACTATCGTCTAACAAAGTTGATCCGAAACAGGCCCTCCTGTTTAATGCTTGCGACGGATTGTTTGTTATTCCAAAAAAACCCTCTTTAACTACGAAGAACGAAATGGCTCCAATCCACATGACTGGGATCATTAGGAGTGAtgaaaaagtagaagaaaacCCTAAGACTAACTCTTCTTTTGCATCCTCGTCACCTGAAAACGCTCCACCAGCTTGGTTCAGAAGTTACATGGATTCG ATGAAGCGTGAGATCGTCGAAGAGGTCTCTACGAAAGTAATGTCGGAGGTAATGGGAGTATTGAATGCAGGTTCTTCAGAGACATGTTCCTCGTGCAGCCATTCTATGCATCGCAATCGCCATTCTCAAGAGTCAAATACGGAAGAGAAACTACgtcgtaaaaagaaaaagcgaGCCATCGGCGAAGTAGAATCGAGCGATACGTTTAACCCTCCTCAACAGCCGGATGTTCAAGTGCTTCGAAGGCTAAAGAAGATCGAAAGTTTGGCACACAACTTTCATAAGGCGCTTGAGAATAagcgaaaaaaatgtgaaaagatAAAATATGCTTATCCCAATATCGTTCTGCTGGATAATAACCTCGATAAGCGTCCCAAAAGCGCTTTTGTACCTGTCATCTCAGCAGCGCCAAAAGATGAACTGCCCACGAAATGCGAGACAGATTCGAACAGTGCTTCCTGCAGCGAGGGAAGGGCTCGAATGAATTGCTCCGTAACTGGACAAGAAATGCTCGAGAAGCCGACGAGCAAAGGAAACACGTACGAGAGTGAGTCCGACAGTGACAACATCAGCATGTTGTACGACAGCGACAACTCTGTTAATCTTTCGGACGCCGAGCACGACTATAACTTTGAGATGGTACAGACACCGCCCTGCTTCATACTAGACAAACCATTAAACACCTGCGACTCCCAGGATTCAAAACCTCCCGAAACATTTGACAACAGCGCTCCGCTAACAGCGGACAGGCATAACTTCAACGTCGTGTGTGAAGCAGAGAGCGATCGTAACAACAATCAAGATTCTCCGAGCTACGAGGTTCTCTCCGACCCAGCGTCTTCCGACTCCTCGCTCCGCCTAAACGAGGACCATTTCCATGTGAGCAGGAATATATCGGAACAAACGTCAAATGCAGACCTTATCGATCTGAACCACGAGAATCAAGATGAGAAAAAGAGCAATGTGCTTGTGATTGACATGGCAGGAAAGGTATTTGAAGAGAGTATTGATGATGCATCAAACGAAGTAatcgaaatatatttaaacAAACGCCCCGGAGGCAGTTACGCCTTCGTCAATGAAACTTTACCGAGCCACGTGACCAAAGACACTTCACAAATGTCCAAGTCGGACACGAATTTGGGTGAGTCGAACTACGAGAGTTGTAACTTGAATTTGAACATGAAAAGTTCTCATCCAAGTTACGAATCGAAGAAAGACAAATCAGCCCCTACTGTCACTGAATCGCAGACCACTTTTCAATCACAAACAGAGTTCAAGTCAGGAATGACAAACGACACTACGCACAGCTTCAGTTCCCACAGTTCTCACACTACAGGTAGCGGCGTTTACACCTTCACGCAAGTTCAGACGCAAACAAGTCACACAGATCCAAAATACACGGTCATTGATAACAATGCTTCGAAAGGTCTCGAAGAGACCAAGTATACATCCTGCGAAAACGACCTTGGCGTAAGGGACTGCCAATCGAAACTAGGCGAagataaacaaacgaacgatACGGGCGGAAAATATCGAAGGGAATTCACCAGCGAAGGTTCAGCCTGCGTTTTCACCGAACAACCGCAGAAGTCGAGCGTCGAAAACGAAACCC aaaaaacaatcaaatatCATCTTACAGGGAGGTGCTCATGA